ACAATTTTTTATGGGGACTGAAGTAACTGTGCTTTATAAAAACTTACGCACAGTAGGCAAGGCCCCGGAGTTTTTCAGAAGAGCATCTGAAGAACGAGGAGTCGAGTTTATTCAGGCTGAAGTGGAAAAGATTGAAGGGGATGATTGGTTAAATGTTATAACGGATAAAGGTGAGTTTGAGGCTGATCTGGTTGTTCTTGCCGAACCGCTTGTCCCATCATCACTAAGGCTGATGAAAATGTTTGGCCTGCAGACGGATGAAATTGGATTTCCACTGGAATTTCAGCCAAAAGTAGTAAGACCGTTAGAGAGTTACGTAGAAAGGGTTTTCGTGGCAGGAACGGCCAAGGGATTTAAAGATGTTCAGGAAAGTATCGAGTCCGGTAGCGCAGCTGCCCTGAAAGCTTTCCAGGCGCTCAAGGGTAAAGAACAAAAGTATGTCTCAAAAACGATAGAAGACAAGTGTTCAAGATGCGGCTTGTGTGTCCCGGTTTGCCCGCACAGTGCCATAAGTATAAAAGGTCAAATTGCTGAGACACCCACTGGTGAGTCACAAGGCCCGAAAGACCAGCTCCCTGCTGCCACGTCTGTTATGATTGATCCGGCTTTTTGTAAGGGATGTGGTTTATGTTATACCACTTGTCCTTCAAAGGCGATACAGTTTGTGAATCTGGAAGATTACCAGATATTAAGGATAGTTGATACTGCTTTTAAACATGCGCCAAAAGGAGAGCCGCGGATTCTGGCATTTTTGTGTTACTGGTGTTCCTATGGCGCCGGTGATTTAATGGGGGTTAAAGGCCTTAAGCTCCCCGAAAGCTTCAGGAGCATAAGGATCAGGTGTTCTGCCTCATTGGATCCGGGAGTGATCACGGAAATTTTGTTTAAAAGTAAGGCAGATGCAGTTATTATTGCAGGCTGCCCGCCAAAGAACTGCCACCATATATGGGGTAACTATATCCAGGATAAGAGGATAAAGTTACTCAAAAGTGCCTTGAAAGATGCCGGTGTTGATGCGGATAAAGTAAGATGGGAGTACATAGGCGTTACAGGGTGGGGCATTCTAGGAAAGATTTTGAAATATATGGATAAAGAGGTCCGGAAGTTGAAAAGTTGAGACAATGGAAAGATGGGAAGTTGAGAAGATACTATTACTTTTCAACTTCCCATCTTCTCAGCCTCCTATCTTCCTAACTTTCTATTTTTCTATCTTCTAAGTGTTGCAACCAGCCGCAAGGGGTGAATCAAAAGATCTAATCCATCCAGGATATTTCTCACGACTACTTGTGCAGCCATGATAGCCTGAATAGCCGCGCCTTCTTCTTGAAGAACAGCAATACTCAGTCCTGCCTGTTCAAGCATCAGACTGTCATTCACTCCATTGCCCATGCATACACATTTCTTCTCGCCAAGGTTTTGAATATAGTTCAGCTTGCCTTTGTCCTGTGCCGATGACTCCAGGACGTGGATCGTGTAATCCTTGCCAGTTAATTGTTTATGGACATTGCCATGTGTGTCAGCGGTAAGAATATGTACACGAAGGGTTCTTGTAAGCTTTTCCAGTCTTTCAAAAACTCCTGGGATAATCAGTCCGTCCAAGGCAAGAGTACCGTTGAAATCCAGAATCAGATGTTCCAGGAGCAATTTTTTTTGGCCGGGAATGTTTAATTCAAGCATAAAAAGCTCTTCGAAGTTTAAAAAACTTCACACCCACATTTCTTGTCAATAGTGTTAATAGGGATAAAACCGTATTCTTCAATGCTCTTTGCCCCTTCCGGCGATAATATATAATCGATAAAAGCTTTGACCAGTTTGCCAGGCTCACCTTTAGTGTTCATATACAATTTGCGCACAACCCTGTACAAGCCGATTTGGGCATTTTTTCGTGAAGGATAAATGCCGTCGATTTCAACCGGAGCAATAGACTGGTCAATATTTCCAATGCTCAAGTAGCCAATGGAGTTTTCATCCCTGGAAATGGCTGCCTTCATGGCCTCGTTAGAAGATACAATTTTAGCGCTATCAGAGATAGAACCCTTTTTAAGGAGTTTTTTCCAGAAAACAGCCCTGGTGCCGCTGGCCTCGTCCAGGGAATAGAGATGGATGGGACTATTTTTTCCACCTACAGCACTCCAACTCCTGATTTTCCCCGCATAAATCTCCTGGACTTGTTTGGCGCTAAGATTTTTCACAGGATTTGATGGATGTACGGCAACAGCCACTCCGTCAATGGCGAAGGCATAAGATTTTAAGCCATATTTGGCTCGTTCTTCGGCACTAAGAGGCCTGTCCGTATTGGCAATATCCACCAAACCTTCACCCACTTTTTGCATACCGACTCCTGAGCCTCCACCGACAATTGTAATTCGAATATCGGGGTTATACATCATTATTCTTTTAGCAGCCTCTTTCATTACCGGGATGTGGACTGTGCATCCAGCAATATCAATTTTCCCCTTAAGACCTGCAAAAGCAGCCAGGTATTTGTCTTCGGCCAAAACATTGTGCGAACTTAAACTAAGTCCCAGAAGCATTGCCAGGACAAAATAAACTAGACTTTTTCGCATGACTCCTCCCCGATGTTAACTCCCCATAAGGCCGCGCCAAGTGCCCCGATCAGATCTGGTTCCCGGGGCACTATGGGACGAAATTTTAATTCTTCTTCCAGCAGATGCACTACACAGGGATTATGGGCAACTCCACCGGCAAAGACCAGAGGAGGAGTCAAGCCCACTCTTTTTAACATATTCACAGATCTTTTTACTATGGAGTGATGTAATCCCAGGGCAATGTTTTCAGGTTGTTCTCCTTTGGCCATGAGAGAGGTGGCTTCTGTTTCCGCAAATACCGTACACATGCTGTTGATGGTCAGGGGTTTGTTGCCTTTCAGGGCATAATCTCCGAACTCATGGACAGGAATTTGAAATACATTTGCTGTAAATTCTAAAAATTTGCCTGTGCCCGCTGCACAACGGTCATTCATTTCAAACTTGAGCACCTTTCCATTGGAAGACAAAGATATGGCTTTGGTATCCTGGCCGCCAATATCAAGGATCGTTCTGGCCTGGGGATAAAGTTTATAGACTCCCTGGGCATAGGCCTTGATTTCAGTGATGGTAAATACCGGGACCCCCAGGTCCATTTTTTCCACCAGGCCTCGACCATAGCCCGTGGCCACAGCCATTTGGAAATCAAGGCCCGTAAATAGTTTTTTTAGTTGATTTACAGGATCAAAGGTGGTGGGAAGTTTGCGTTTAAAAAGCACTTCTTCCCCCTTTAATATAACCACCTCCATGGATCTGGAGCCTATATCAATGCCGGCGATCTTCATTTTGCTTGCCATAACTATAAGAGCCTGTCGCCAAACCCTATTTTAATCATTGATTGAAAGTCTTGGTTTCTGAAATGCATTACAAACGGCTTGGGTAACCCATCTTAGGGAAGCTTGCGGAAAAACAGAGCATCGGGAGGAACGGGGTAAATATTTTACGAGATTGACCATAACTATCGATAATAAAAAGAACATTTGTTTAACCAAAGTATCCCATTATGCTCTGTCCGCAAGCAAGTTTTAGATGGGTCCAAGTCTTTGTACCAGCATGAAAGAAATCAAGACTAGAATAAACCATGGAAATTAAGTTGACAAAAAGGTTCGGCCACGGCTCATAACTTCTTTGTTGTTCCAATTATGGAGTCACCATCTCCACAAAGGCTTCCACTCTGGTTTTTAGCTGCTCTACATCTTCCATGCTGTAGTCGGTTTCAATGGCCAGCATAGGGATACCATTTTCCTGCAAGGCCTTTTCGATTTTTATGCTTTCATGCGCATAGGGCTGGCAGAAAAGGAGGTTGTAGTGGATAACTCCATCTACTTTGAGTTCTTTGGCCAGAGAAATAATGTTGTCCAAGCGTTCCTGGTTAGGAGTAAAACAAGCGCAGTCAATTTTTAGATATCTGTCCACAATGGCTTCAATCATCTCCTCCACGCTCTCACCGGATTCATCCACGAGATCTCTGGTATTTCTGGTGCCAATACATGATTCCTCGCCCACGACCACAGCTCCGGAACCTTCTATGATGTAGGGCAATTTCCAGTTAGGCACGGCCATGGGACAACCTGAAAGAAGCAGGCGAGGGGTGTTTTCCGGAACCACGCCCTGACTGGCCTTGATTTTTTCTTCCAATTCATCGCAGAGTTCGTTGATTTTTTGGGTAAATCGGACCGGGTCGTCATAAAAACTGATTTGATTGATGAGAAGGACGTCCCGACCAGAAATGGGAGTGGGTATAACTGCCCGAAGTTTATTCAAGCGCTGCAGTACCCGCCTCTTGTCATTGACTGTTTTTATGGCCTTTTTCAGCTTTTCAGCAGTAATCTTGTTTCCTGTAAGCTCTTCCAGTTTGTCTTTGTAGCGCAATATTTCTGTTTTCCATAGTTCGCGGTCACTGGCATTTTTCTGCTGAGGAACCTCCATAACATACATGGGCACATATTGGCCAAAGGTCTCGTAGGCCTTTTTTTTGCCATCGCAGGTGGTTTCGCCTACAACCAGGTCGCAAGATTCGGTAAATGGGCATAACCTGGCCAACTTGAAGCCAATAAAAGACTTGATCAGGGCACAGGTGTTTCTGGGAACAATCTTTTCCGCTTCTTCCTTGCCTGCCTCAGCCCCTGCACACAGGCCTACCTGAATGGCATTAGCCGCGAGGGTTAGTTCTTCCGGGACAAAAATACAGAAAGTGCCAACAACTTTTTGGCCTTTTTCTTTGGCCTCCTGGAGTTCTTTTATGCGTAGGCCATGCACTTCAGAAAGAACAAAATCTAAATATTCCATGCCTTTGAGCCTGTTTTGTTGAGAGAGGTAAATGTCGCCGTAAAACTTCCCCAAGACTTCCAGCAGGGCATCATGGGCATCTAGGTCGAGATTGAGTTTCTCCCACATCTTCGTGTATTCATTGCTCATAGTCTTCCTCCTTAAGGAGTTTAAACAGATTAAGGTAATCTTTTAACTACCTAACTCAACTCTGAGTTAATTTGCGAGCGCATTTTCTTCAATGCTAACAAAGACTTGGACACATCTAAGACTTGCTTGCGGGCTGTGCATAATGGGGTTAGTCAATAGAATATTACTTCATTCCTTTCTGTTGTTATGATGGGTTTCGAAAGTTCGATGGAACAACCTCCCTATGCACAGCACTTCCGCAATCTTCGCCAAGATGTGTTACCCAACCCGTTTGTAATGCATTTCAGAAAATGCACTCTTCAATTGTGCGGTAATTTTAGGATGTTAATCATGTCAGAAAGTTGAGTACCTAAAATAAAATGGACCTTATGCTCACTGAATGGCTTTTTTCAAATAGAAAAAAGTAATACTTTTTTAGATTTTGAATAGAAAATTTCTAGAGTTGTTTTGTAGGGGGGAAAATAATTTTTTAGTTGAAGGTATGGAAATCAGGATTTTCAATATGGTAGTCAAAATGGGGTTTGGCCAGAGATTCTTAACAGGTGAAAGAGGGCGCATGCGCTATACACTGTTTTTTGAGAAGCCTTAATTTTGGCATTCCATCTGCTGATTGTTTTTTCCCTTCACCTACTCACCCACTCTCCTACTCAACCACTCAACCCAAGTGCAGCTATTGGATGCACCCCCAAGCGTGCGTCTGCGGTTAAAAATAAAAGAAGGGTTCAAGTAATCAACCCTTACCCCGTACCCCTTAATCCCTACCCCTTAAATACCCCTTAAATTAAACAGGTGCAGATACTGGATACGCCCGGTAATGAACTTCATGTTCGTCCTATTACCCAGGCTTAAAGCATCTGTGCCCCTGCATAGGCCGCTATTCCGACTAAAACGCTGATACCGGGATTTTTCCAGGCAAAATGAGATCCTAATACCGCAAGCAAAGCCAACCCCACACGAAAACCATCATGAAACGAGACATTAACTGTTAGCGGTGTGATGGAAATTACAAAAAGCGCAGCAATCAGGGAAGGGCCAATATATTCGAGCAACTGCTGGATTATTTTGCGTGGGTTCTGAAGCGCCTGCTGTCTTTTTAGCGTCAGTACAAGGGGTATTAGACGGGTGAGATATGTGCCCACGGCTAGAAAGAATACAGCAATTAAGATTTTTTCCATAATTTACTTCCTGATAGTCCTGCTAAAGGTCCGACAACAGCGGCAGCAATTATCCCGTAAGCTGACAGGCCGGCCAGATTGAAGGCCAAGGTTGTCAGTACCACGGCCACTATAGGGATTAGAGTATGTTTCTTCAGCATAGGCAGTAGAAGGCCGAAGAAGAGGGCCGCCGGTGCAAAGTTCAGGGCAGGAGCGAGCAGGGGAGAAAGATCAAGCAAGGCAGCACTGCCCACGCTACCGATCCATGTGCCTATAACCCACGATGAATATGCCCCTGTCTGTATGCCCAATAGCCACCAGGTGCGCGAGTCCGGTTGGATCTGGCGCAGGCGTACCAGCGCGGTGGCAAAGACTTCATCGGTCAGGCCAAAAGAAATGAGTGGAATTTTTTGTCGGCCAGTGCCCTTGAGCAAGGGCGCAATGGCTGGGCCGTAAAGGACATGGCGCAGGTTGAGGCCAAGGGAAATAAGGACGGTGGTCATTAAGGAAGCTCCTCCCTTGATGAGCTCTACCAGAGCAAATTGGCTACCGCCCGCAAAGACCAGTATGGAAACCAGTAGGCTCAAGCTGGCATCTAACTCAGCTCCCCGCGCTGATACTCCGAAAGCAACCGCAACCGGCAGGTAGCCAAGGACAATGGGAACACTATCCCAGAGTCCATGCATATATGCTGTTTTAGATGTCATAATGGCCTTGCTCATCTGACTGTATCCGGGGGGTAAGTTACAACCAGCACCGCCGAGGCCGGCTTGGTTAACGCTACATAGATATGGGGACAGTCGGCATTGAAGGTATATGTTTCGCCAGCGCTGACCTTCTTCGGGGCATTAGTTGGACCGGTTAAGATATATCCCTTTAACACAGTGATTTGTTCAACAACACCGGAAGAATGTGGCTCTGCCTCCCGGCAACCATGAGGCTCCAGAGTCATGTGATAGGCATCGATAGGAGGCGGGCCGTCAGAATGTTCAATTAAACGAACACTAACACCACATTCGCTTATAGTGCTCGGTTTGCCTTCGCCAAAGTTAACAACAAGTTTACCGAATGGGACTTCCAATGCGTCGGCCAGCATCCAGAGGGTAGATATTGTTGGGTTGCCTTCGCCATCTTCGAGGACAGAGAGAGTTGCCTTGGATATACCGGCACGTTTTGCAAGGCTGCTGAGGGATAATCTGCGTTTGTTGCGCAGGTATTTCAGCCGCTTGCCAATAATCTGTCGGATATTACGAGTCTTATCCATTATATCTACCTCTGTTTTGTATAATGTAGAATATGTTCGATATAAAGAACAAAGCTGCGGTTGTCAATTCCGTTAAACTGTTTGGTCAATCTTTGACAACGTATTTATGAAATTGTATTTTTTAGAAAAAGATGTCGTTTATTCGTTGGGGTATTGTGAATTCCTGAACAAAAAAAGCTCGATAGCTCTTGAATATTACCATCAAAGAGCTTGTGGTCGAACCTTTTTATCAACTTAATTTCTTATGGTTTATTCTAGTCTTGGTTTCTTTCATGCTGGTACAAAGTCTTGGACCCATCTAAAACTTGCTTGCGGGCAGAACATAATGGGATTATTTTGGGTAAGCGAATAGTCTTTTAAATACTAAGTTGAGCGATTTTCACTCAATGGGTGAGATTGCCACGGACAGCTTCGCTGCCCTCGCAATGACGATCTCGCTCCTGTCATTGCGAGTGGAACAAAGTGTAGCGAAGCAATCTCAAAGTTTGAACTGCAAAAAAAATCGCTCAATTTAAACTATAGATAGTTATGGTCAATGTCGCAAAATATTTAGCCCATTCATCCCGATGCTCTGCTTATCCACAAGCTTCGTTAAGATTGGGTTACCCAAGCCGTTTGTAATGCTTTCAAGAAACCAGGATTTTCAATTTGGTGGTCAAAATGAGGTTTGGCCACAGACTCCAAAGACTTTGCGAACGGGTGCTATCCGATAGCTGCACTTGCTATATATGAAAACTTATATTTTAACCGCAGACGCACGCAAACCTTTTAATGGGTAAGAGTAAAGGGATAGGGGCTAAGGGAAATGTATTGAAAAGATTTGAGGGTATGGCAAAAAGCGCATGAGCTGGGTTTAATCTAAAGCCAGATCAAAAAACTTTGCGTCTTTGCGGCTTGACGCGAGGTAATGTTTTTTAACATATTGAAAGTATAGCACAATTAGATGAGATAACCCTGTTTAATGCACGTGGGCCTCTTGAAGAGTCTTATAAAGAAGTAAACAAGGTTTTAAGTAGGATTTTGACAACTCTAAAAGAGAAAATCAAATGACTTTCCCCCTGCCCCTTACCACTTAATCCTTACCCCTCAATATTACCCCTTAAATTAGCCTTTTTCCCGACAGGTGCAGATACCGGATACGCCCTTTGTGGTTTCTCTCTAAACGTTTTCTTGTGAGAATAATTTTTTCCCTGGCTCGAATTTTCGAGGGTTTAAAAATCGCAGGTGAAATTTGATTATTAGATCTAAAAAAACAGTAGGAGAGAATCTAATGCGAGCAGCAGCTTATTATCTGATTTCGTTCTTCATGTTGATAATTTATATATCTCAAGTTTCTCACCAAATAAGCGCAAGCAATATTCATTGTTTAATAATTTCATTACTGATAATATTTGGATTGGGACTATTTGCCAGGCATTATCTGATAGAATTTGTAGTTAATAAAGCTGAATACTCTGTTCAAGTACTAAGACAGTTTATTACAGAATTAGCTGTTTTTGTAGTTATGGCTATTGTGTTTATGATTTATGCAAGTCCATTTTTATCATTTTCATGTGAGATGAAGCTTGCTCCGGCATTTATAATTATGGGTCTGTTTACGGCGGTAGAATTTTCTTTAAAAAGAGAAAGGCAGTTAATAAGATATTGCGTGCGAACAAAAAAACATATTGATATTCATGGTAAATATTTGCCTGTACCAATAAAGCTTATGATAATATCAATTATATGTATTGCGTCTGTCACATTTGTTATGACAACGGTTGTAAGTAAAGATATTAAATGGTTAATTACTCTGCAAAAAAGTGGTTTATACTTGGATCAGCATATTATAGTCATCCTTAAAATGTCAATTGTTGCTTTTATTTTTCTTGCTTTAATTATTAATCTTATTCATTCCTATGCTAAAAATTTAAGAATGCTTTTAAATAATCAAAACAACGCATTAAAATCATTGTATTCAGGAAATATGAGCGTTGAGGTGCCAGTCTGCACTAATGATGAATTCGGATCGATGGCTTATTATACAAACAAAATGATTAGAAAGTTACGTCAATATACCAGTGAGCTAAAAGCTTCCAAGAAGGTAACAATCCTATGTTTATCATCTTTAGCAGAAAGTAGAGACAACGAAACAGGTGCCCATATCCTTCGTACAAAGTTTTATGTTTTGGCACTGGCGAGAAAGTTAAAGAATCATCCTCGGTTTTCTGCTTTTCTTGATGATGAAACCATAAATTTACTGGGTAATTGTTCACAATTGCATGATATTGGAAAAGTGGGAATTCCTGACTCTATCTTGCTAAAGCCAGGAAAATTAACGCCAGAGGAATTTGAAATCATGAAACGACACACTATCATCGGGCGAGATGCCTTTTTAGCTGCAAAAAAAAGGCTGGGGTCAGAAACAACCCCGTTTTTAGAACTTGCTCAGGAAATAGTTTATACGCATCATGAAAAGTGGGACGGGACAGGATATCCACAAGGCCTTAAAGGTGAAGAAATACCCATTTCAGGAAGAATAATGGCCCTGGCAGATGTATATGATGCCCTGATTAGCAAAAGAGTCTATAAAGAAGCTTTTAGCCACGAAAAAGCAAAGGAAATAATTATTTCTGAACGAGGTAAACACTTTGATCCGGATATTGTAGATGCATTTCTAGCTGTTGAAGAGAAATTTAAAAGGATTGCTCATGTATATATAGATTCGGGTGCATCCGACGGCTGCACTTTGGTTGAGCAGGTGAGTAGGTGAGTGGACAATCTTTCATAATTTTTTCAATCCTGGTTTCTTTCATGCTGGTGCAAATGCCTGGACCCATCTAAGGCTTGCTTGCGGGCAGAACATAATGGGATGTTTTGGGTAAGCGAATAGTCTTTTAATTATACTAAGTTGAGCGATTTTCACTCAATGGGTGAGATTGCCACGGACAGCTTCGCTGCCCTCGCAATGACGATCTCGCTCCTGTCATTGCGAGTGGAACAAAGTGTAGCGAAGCAATCTCAAAGTTTGAACTGCAAAAAAAATCGCTCAATTTAAACTATAGATAGTTATGGTCAATGTCGCAAAATATTTAGCCCATTCACCCCGATGCTCTGCTTATCCGCAAGCTTCGCCAAGATGGTTTACCCAGCCCTTTGCAATGCTTTCAAGAAACCAGGATTTTCAATTTGGTGGTCAAAATGAGGTTTGGCCACAGACTCGAATGAGATGCATTTGGCCGCGTTGATTTAACCGGCACTTAGCTTAGGCGTGAGGTTTTACAGGAAAAGGTGATTGTCTGTAGGATACTAAAACCACCTGACGGAGTGAGGAGAGAAAGATATCCATACCTTTCTCCCGGGATAAAGTGAGGTCTGGCGAACCTGTTCCTGTGAAAGTCTGGCAGTGAAAGAGAGTTCGTCTAGAATAAGGGTGGCCAGTATGTCCCCAGTGCTTTTTTCCAGGCTTAACCGACCCAATGTGCAGGCCAGAACATTGTTTTCTGGATCTGCCTCTGGTCTGTCCCAAATGAGAGTCACGGCGTCAGGGTCAATAATCGCCACGTCCTTTTCCTTGGAAGAGGGAGGCGAGACAATACATTTTTGTCCGTTCTGAAGCCGTTTTTCCCAGAATCCGCTGGATGACCGAATCCACGGGCCAAAGATCACGTTGCCGACGCCAGAACTGATGATATGGCCTTTGAAGAGGTGCAAGACGGTATCGCAGGTTTCATGCAGCCATGACCAGTCATGGCTGGCTATTACCAGGGTCGTTCCCCATTCCTGGCGTGCCCGCAGGGAAGCTTCCTGAATACGATGCGCACTGGCCACATCCACGCTTGCTGTGGGTTCGTCCAGGAGCAACACCTTCGGTTTTAAAACCAGCCGACTTGCTAAAGCCACACGTTGGGCTTCTCCACCTGAAAGGGCGTACCAGGGACGGTTGACAAAGTCTTCCGGTGACAATCCCACCCACGAGAGAGCTTCGTATATACGCTTTCGCTGATTTTTCTTTTCCCCTCTCAGGTTTAGTCCGTAGCAGAGATTTTCATAGACAGAGCGTTTCAAAAGATAAGGTTTCTGCGTTAGTAAAGTCACCTGGAAACGAGCAGGATTAGAAAAAGGTTCCGCGATTTGGCCCTCAAAAAAAATCTTTCCTTGAGTTGGTTTTTCAACCAGAGCCAGCAGCCTCAAAAACGTGCTTTTGCCGCTGCCGTTCGGCCCTACCAGTCCTACAATGCTGCCTCGCTGGATGGATAACTCTTCAATTTGAAGGGCTGGTTTGCCCTCGTAGTAGTGGTGTAGTTTTTTTATTTCGTAAAGAGTCTGGGTCGGTTTCATGTTCTTTTTCGCAAAAATATAAGAACGGAATTGACGAGAAATGCTATCAGGACGAGAACAAGCCCAAGGGCGATGCCCATGGCAAATTCTCCTTTCCCCGTTTCCAGAGCTATAGCGGTAGTGATGGTTCGGGTATTCCATTTGATGTTGCCACCCACCATCATTGAGATGCCCACTTCAGTCATCACGCGGCCATAAGCCGTGACCGCAGCCGCCAGGACGCCGTAACGTGCTTCCCATAGGCTGGTAAGAAACAACTGGCGCCTGTTGGCTCCCAGGGTC
This genomic interval from Desulfovulcanus ferrireducens contains the following:
- a CDS encoding phosphate ABC transporter substrate-binding protein encodes the protein MRKSLVYFVLAMLLGLSLSSHNVLAEDKYLAAFAGLKGKIDIAGCTVHIPVMKEAAKRIMMYNPDIRITIVGGGSGVGMQKVGEGLVDIANTDRPLSAEERAKYGLKSYAFAIDGVAVAVHPSNPVKNLSAKQVQEIYAGKIRSWSAVGGKNSPIHLYSLDEASGTRAVFWKKLLKKGSISDSAKIVSSNEAMKAAISRDENSIGYLSIGNIDQSIAPVEIDGIYPSRKNAQIGLYRVVRKLYMNTKGEPGKLVKAFIDYILSPEGAKSIEEYGFIPINTIDKKCGCEVF
- a CDS encoding helix-turn-helix domain-containing protein, whose translation is MDKTRNIRQIIGKRLKYLRNKRRLSLSSLAKRAGISKATLSVLEDGEGNPTISTLWMLADALEVPFGKLVVNFGEGKPSTISECGVSVRLIEHSDGPPPIDAYHMTLEPHGCREAEPHSSGVVEQITVLKGYILTGPTNAPKKVSAGETYTFNADCPHIYVALTKPASAVLVVTYPPDTVR
- a CDS encoding acyl-CoA dehydratase activase, which gives rise to MKIAGIDIGSRSMEVVILKGEEVLFKRKLPTTFDPVNQLKKLFTGLDFQMAVATGYGRGLVEKMDLGVPVFTITEIKAYAQGVYKLYPQARTILDIGGQDTKAISLSSNGKVLKFEMNDRCAAGTGKFLEFTANVFQIPVHEFGDYALKGNKPLTINSMCTVFAETEATSLMAKGEQPENIALGLHHSIVKRSVNMLKRVGLTPPLVFAGGVAHNPCVVHLLEEELKFRPIVPREPDLIGALGAALWGVNIGEESCEKV
- a CDS encoding HAD family hydrolase is translated as MLELNIPGQKKLLLEHLILDFNGTLALDGLIIPGVFERLEKLTRTLRVHILTADTHGNVHKQLTGKDYTIHVLESSAQDKGKLNYIQNLGEKKCVCMGNGVNDSLMLEQAGLSIAVLQEEGAAIQAIMAAQVVVRNILDGLDLLIHPLRLVATLRR
- a CDS encoding energy-coupling factor ABC transporter ATP-binding protein, giving the protein MKPTQTLYEIKKLHHYYEGKPALQIEELSIQRGSIVGLVGPNGSGKSTFLRLLALVEKPTQGKIFFEGQIAEPFSNPARFQVTLLTQKPYLLKRSVYENLCYGLNLRGEKKNQRKRIYEALSWVGLSPEDFVNRPWYALSGGEAQRVALASRLVLKPKVLLLDEPTASVDVASAHRIQEASLRARQEWGTTLVIASHDWSWLHETCDTVLHLFKGHIISSGVGNVIFGPWIRSSSGFWEKRLQNGQKCIVSPPSSKEKDVAIIDPDAVTLIWDRPEADPENNVLACTLGRLSLEKSTGDILATLILDELSFTARLSQEQVRQTSLYPGRKVWISFSPHSVRWF
- a CDS encoding AzlD domain-containing protein is translated as MEKILIAVFFLAVGTYLTRLIPLVLTLKRQQALQNPRKIIQQLLEYIGPSLIAALFVISITPLTVNVSFHDGFRVGLALLAVLGSHFAWKNPGISVLVGIAAYAGAQML
- a CDS encoding HD domain-containing phosphohydrolase; translated protein: MRAAAYYLISFFMLIIYISQVSHQISASNIHCLIISLLIIFGLGLFARHYLIEFVVNKAEYSVQVLRQFITELAVFVVMAIVFMIYASPFLSFSCEMKLAPAFIIMGLFTAVEFSLKRERQLIRYCVRTKKHIDIHGKYLPVPIKLMIISIICIASVTFVMTTVVSKDIKWLITLQKSGLYLDQHIIVILKMSIVAFIFLALIINLIHSYAKNLRMLLNNQNNALKSLYSGNMSVEVPVCTNDEFGSMAYYTNKMIRKLRQYTSELKASKKVTILCLSSLAESRDNETGAHILRTKFYVLALARKLKNHPRFSAFLDDETINLLGNCSQLHDIGKVGIPDSILLKPGKLTPEEFEIMKRHTIIGRDAFLAAKKRLGSETTPFLELAQEIVYTHHEKWDGTGYPQGLKGEEIPISGRIMALADVYDALISKRVYKEAFSHEKAKEIIISERGKHFDPDIVDAFLAVEEKFKRIAHVYIDSGASDGCTLVEQVSR
- a CDS encoding double-cubane-cluster-containing anaerobic reductase; the protein is MSNEYTKMWEKLNLDLDAHDALLEVLGKFYGDIYLSQQNRLKGMEYLDFVLSEVHGLRIKELQEAKEKGQKVVGTFCIFVPEELTLAANAIQVGLCAGAEAGKEEAEKIVPRNTCALIKSFIGFKLARLCPFTESCDLVVGETTCDGKKKAYETFGQYVPMYVMEVPQQKNASDRELWKTEILRYKDKLEELTGNKITAEKLKKAIKTVNDKRRVLQRLNKLRAVIPTPISGRDVLLINQISFYDDPVRFTQKINELCDELEEKIKASQGVVPENTPRLLLSGCPMAVPNWKLPYIIEGSGAVVVGEESCIGTRNTRDLVDESGESVEEMIEAIVDRYLKIDCACFTPNQERLDNIISLAKELKVDGVIHYNLLFCQPYAHESIKIEKALQENGIPMLAIETDYSMEDVEQLKTRVEAFVEMVTP
- a CDS encoding AzlC family ABC transporter permease, with the translated sequence MSKAIMTSKTAYMHGLWDSVPIVLGYLPVAVAFGVSARGAELDASLSLLVSILVFAGGSQFALVELIKGGASLMTTVLISLGLNLRHVLYGPAIAPLLKGTGRQKIPLISFGLTDEVFATALVRLRQIQPDSRTWWLLGIQTGAYSSWVIGTWIGSVGSAALLDLSPLLAPALNFAPAALFFGLLLPMLKKHTLIPIVAVVLTTLAFNLAGLSAYGIIAAAVVGPLAGLSGSKLWKKS